In a single window of the Xylanimonas protaetiae genome:
- a CDS encoding VOC family protein, translated as MSTPAAPAGSATIAPFIMSDDARGLIEFLVQVFGAVEVPAARTDDVDGLVLHSELLLGDSLLTVADRKPHWPYTPAFVRVYVDDVEATLERAVARGGRVVTEPTDFWGDTFSRFADPFGHLWWVYKHNPQTTMWDEPAAEESWGDVDDLSWESFATPELTYIQASLLDAMDDLTDPRSTVASP; from the coding sequence ATGTCTACCCCCGCCGCGCCCGCCGGCTCCGCCACCATCGCGCCGTTCATCATGTCCGACGACGCCCGAGGGCTCATCGAGTTCCTCGTCCAGGTGTTCGGCGCGGTCGAGGTGCCGGCGGCCCGCACCGACGACGTCGACGGGCTCGTGCTGCACTCCGAGCTGCTCCTCGGCGACTCCCTGCTCACCGTCGCGGACCGCAAGCCGCACTGGCCGTACACGCCCGCGTTCGTGCGCGTCTACGTCGACGACGTCGAGGCGACGCTCGAGCGTGCCGTCGCGCGTGGCGGCCGCGTCGTCACGGAGCCCACCGACTTCTGGGGCGACACCTTCTCCCGCTTCGCCGACCCGTTCGGCCACCTGTGGTGGGTCTACAAGCACAACCCGCAGACGACGATGTGGGACGAGCCCGCCGCCGAGGAGTCGTGGGGCGACGTCGACGACCTCTCCTGGGAGAGCTTCGCGACGCCCGAGCTCACCTACATCCAGGCGAGCCTCCTCGACGCCATGGACGACCTGACCGACCCGCGCAGCACCGTCGCCTCGCCCTGA
- a CDS encoding VOC family protein — MLRISDLTYLVRDLDEAITFFVDALGFEVRSDEVSPGRRRVVVGPDGGGPGLVLKPAPSSPQVGRQADGGVLFFLHTDDFDATYARLAAHGVTFREEPRHEPWGTVVVFEDLYGQPWDLIQPLA, encoded by the coding sequence GTGCTGCGGATCTCCGACCTGACCTACCTCGTGCGCGACCTCGACGAGGCCATCACGTTCTTCGTCGACGCCCTGGGCTTCGAGGTCCGCTCCGACGAGGTCTCCCCCGGGCGCCGCCGCGTCGTCGTGGGTCCCGACGGTGGCGGGCCAGGCCTGGTGCTCAAGCCCGCGCCGAGCTCGCCCCAGGTGGGCCGGCAGGCCGACGGCGGGGTCCTGTTCTTCCTCCACACGGACGACTTCGACGCGACCTACGCGCGCCTGGCCGCGCACGGCGTGACGTTCCGCGAGGAGCCGCGGCACGAGCCGTGGGGCACCGTCGTCGTGTTCGAGGACCTCTACGGCCAGCCGTGGGACCTCATCCAGCCGCTCGCCTGA
- a CDS encoding glutamine amidotransferase, producing the protein MKPFLLLATRAQDVAADGEHAAVLRFGGLAPERVRRVRLEQAPMPRIDLDDYAGIVVGGGPFNSSDPETSKSPTQRRVEREFAALLDEVVDRDFPFLGACYGVGTLGAHEGAIIDRTYGERIGPVEVTLTPEGVADPLLAGMPPRFHALVGHKEAVRALPAHAVLLASSAHCPVQMFRIRSNLYATQFHPELDVAGLLERIEVYRDHGYFEPSEHAEVLARATSREITAPHRILRAFVERYGTP; encoded by the coding sequence GTGAAACCCTTCCTGCTGCTGGCGACGCGCGCGCAGGACGTCGCCGCCGACGGCGAGCACGCGGCCGTGCTGCGCTTCGGCGGGCTCGCGCCGGAGCGGGTGCGGCGGGTGCGGCTCGAGCAGGCGCCCATGCCGCGCATCGACCTCGACGACTACGCGGGGATCGTCGTGGGCGGCGGCCCGTTCAACTCCTCGGACCCGGAGACGTCGAAGTCGCCGACGCAGCGCCGCGTCGAGCGCGAGTTCGCTGCCCTGCTCGACGAGGTCGTGGACCGCGACTTCCCGTTCCTGGGCGCCTGCTACGGCGTCGGGACGCTCGGCGCGCACGAGGGCGCGATCATCGACCGCACGTACGGCGAGCGGATCGGCCCCGTGGAGGTCACGCTCACGCCGGAGGGCGTCGCCGACCCGCTGCTGGCCGGGATGCCGCCGCGGTTCCACGCGCTCGTCGGGCACAAGGAGGCGGTGCGCGCGCTCCCCGCGCACGCGGTGCTGCTCGCGTCGTCGGCGCACTGCCCGGTGCAGATGTTCCGCATCCGCAGCAACCTGTACGCCACGCAGTTCCACCCGGAGCTGGACGTCGCGGGCCTGCTGGAGCGTATCGAGGTGTACCGGGACCACGGGTACTTCGAGCCGTCGGAGCACGCGGAGGTGCTGGCGCGGGCGACGTCGCGCGAGATCACCGCCCCGCACCGCATCTTGCGGGCGTTCGTGGAGCGCTACGGCACGCCGTAG
- a CDS encoding phosphotransferase, whose amino-acid sequence MTSALDLLTGADAGDLLAAALDRAGGELVDWSVRQVDHRPGTSTTVAYRGDVRWSDGVRRETLGASVGRPAHHSAPGVLTLERGERRAAVWLFPDDPGLPALRTAHDEDAVAALLERFGVPAAASRPVDLTLRAYRPTRRAVVEASAPGGRLYLKVLRPTKVDELRRRHDLLTAAGLPVPAVLDSTADGLLVLTPLDGTTMRAAVQSGRPVPSPREVLDLVERLPHELCTMPRRAPWSEHADFYASLIGAALPREAGRAAALADRILDRTVGMPDDAPTHGDLYEAQLLLAGGRVTGLLDVDSAGPGRRADDLACLVAHLETLSLMRGWDGPACAPSPGSTRPRSPTSSTPRSCPRASPGCSCRWPRGRTACRSGTGSARRAAGSTPSSGGSGVLRRAAG is encoded by the coding sequence ATGACGTCCGCACTCGACCTGCTCACCGGCGCCGACGCCGGTGACCTGCTCGCGGCCGCGCTCGACCGCGCCGGCGGCGAGCTGGTCGACTGGTCGGTGCGGCAGGTCGACCACCGCCCCGGGACGTCCACCACGGTGGCGTACCGCGGCGACGTGCGCTGGTCCGACGGCGTCCGCCGCGAGACGCTCGGCGCGAGCGTCGGCCGCCCCGCGCACCACAGCGCGCCCGGCGTCCTCACGCTCGAGCGCGGCGAGCGGCGCGCCGCCGTCTGGCTCTTCCCCGACGACCCCGGCCTGCCCGCCCTGCGCACCGCGCACGACGAGGACGCCGTCGCCGCCCTGCTCGAACGCTTCGGCGTGCCCGCGGCGGCGAGCCGGCCCGTCGACCTGACCCTGCGCGCGTACCGGCCCACGCGGCGCGCCGTCGTCGAGGCGAGCGCCCCCGGCGGGCGGCTCTACCTCAAGGTGCTGCGGCCCACGAAGGTCGACGAGCTGCGCCGCCGCCACGACCTGCTCACCGCGGCCGGGCTGCCCGTGCCCGCCGTGCTCGACTCCACCGCCGACGGCCTGCTCGTGCTCACCCCGCTGGACGGCACCACCATGCGGGCCGCCGTCCAGTCCGGCCGCCCCGTGCCGTCCCCGCGCGAGGTGCTCGACCTCGTCGAACGGCTGCCGCACGAGCTGTGCACCATGCCGCGCCGCGCCCCCTGGAGCGAGCACGCCGACTTCTACGCCTCCCTCATCGGCGCCGCACTGCCGCGCGAGGCCGGGCGGGCGGCGGCGCTCGCGGACCGGATCCTCGACCGCACGGTCGGCATGCCCGACGACGCGCCCACGCACGGCGACCTCTACGAGGCGCAGCTGCTGCTCGCGGGCGGGCGCGTCACGGGCCTGCTCGACGTCGACAGCGCCGGCCCCGGCCGCCGCGCGGACGACCTCGCCTGCCTCGTCGCGCACCTCGAGACGCTGTCGCTCATGCGCGGCTGGGACGGCCCCGCCTGCGCGCCCTCGCCCGGCAGTACGCGACCGCGTTCGCCGACGTCGTCGACCCCGCGGAGCTGTCCGCGCGCGTCGCCGGGGTGCTCATGTCGCTGGCCACGGGGCCGCACCGCGTGCAGGAGCGGGACTGGCAGCGCCAGACGAGCCGCCGGCTCGACGCCGTCGAGCGGTGGCTCGGGTGTTCTCAGGCGAGCGGCTGGATGA
- a CDS encoding cation diffusion facilitator family transporter, giving the protein MSHDHDHAPGGPGGPGDHRGRLAVAFAITATILLAEVVGALLTGSLALLVDAAHMLVDAAGLALALFAAHLSLRPATSQRTWGFRRAEVLAALGQSAILLAVGVYVLVEGVQRLFSPPEIASGELVVFGVVGLVGNVASLLVLASRRAANLNLRAAFLEVLNDALGSVAVIVAAVVIAATGWQQADAVAGLLIGVLILPRAAKILWETTSVLLESTPPGLDLDDVRAHLLEVDHVREVHDVHASLIATGLPVLSAHVVVESECFSDGHAGRILDQLQECLATHFAIAVEHSTFQIEPAEHVQHEHPSHA; this is encoded by the coding sequence ATGAGCCACGACCACGACCATGCCCCCGGCGGGCCCGGCGGGCCCGGCGACCATCGCGGGCGGCTCGCTGTCGCCTTCGCGATCACGGCGACGATCCTGCTGGCCGAGGTGGTCGGCGCGCTCCTCACCGGGTCGCTCGCGCTGCTGGTCGACGCCGCGCACATGCTGGTCGACGCCGCGGGCCTCGCCCTCGCGCTCTTCGCGGCGCACCTGTCGCTGCGCCCGGCGACGTCGCAGCGCACGTGGGGGTTCCGCCGCGCTGAGGTGCTCGCCGCGCTCGGGCAGTCGGCGATCCTGCTCGCCGTCGGCGTCTACGTGCTGGTCGAGGGCGTGCAGCGGCTGTTCTCGCCGCCCGAGATCGCCTCGGGCGAGCTCGTCGTCTTCGGCGTCGTCGGCCTCGTGGGGAACGTCGCGTCGCTGCTGGTCCTGGCGTCACGGCGGGCGGCGAACCTCAACCTGCGGGCCGCGTTCCTCGAGGTGCTCAACGACGCCCTGGGCTCCGTCGCCGTCATCGTCGCAGCGGTCGTCATCGCCGCGACCGGGTGGCAGCAGGCCGACGCCGTCGCGGGCCTGCTCATCGGCGTCCTGATCCTGCCGCGCGCCGCGAAGATCCTGTGGGAGACGACGTCGGTGCTGCTCGAGTCGACCCCGCCGGGACTCGACCTCGACGACGTCCGCGCCCACCTGCTCGAGGTCGACCACGTGCGCGAGGTGCACGACGTGCACGCGTCGCTCATCGCGACCGGCCTGCCGGTGCTGTCCGCCCACGTCGTCGTCGAGAGCGAGTGCTTCAGCGACGGGCACGCCGGGCGGATCCTCGACCAGCTCCAGGAGTGCCTCGCGACGCACTTCGCCATCGCCGTCGAGCACTCCACGTTCCAGATCGAGCCGGCCGAGCACGTCCAGCACGAGCACCCCAGCCACGCGTGA